The sequence AAATATGATGAGTTATGTGCTAATCTAGTGTAGGAAGTAAAATCTCAAATCAAAGAGAGAGAATCATTTAGTGATGATTCTCAAGCATTCATAGGGAAACAATATTACAAAAAAGCACAAGATAATCAACCTAAAGAAAGGAATCGAAAGCATGAATGTCAAAACACCCCATGTAAGGATTATAATAAAAGCAAATGGAAATGTAATTATTGTGGTAAGATAGGTCACAAAGAAAATGAATTCTACAAGAGGAATAGAGATATAGAAGGAAAGACAAACAAGTTTACAAAATCTTTTGATTCTAAAATTAATGCTCTTTGTGTTGCACTTAAAGCAAATAATTCTTCTAAGAATGACTAGATTATTGACTCTAGTGCTACACAACAAATATCTAACAACAAGGAAGAATTTGAATCATTAAATGAAAGCAATGCAGATAAAATATATTTGGAAAGTAATAGTGCTTTAAAACTTAAAGGAATAGGAAATGTTCAAGTTGATAATGGTGTGTTTAAAAATGTGAAGATACTTCTTGAATTGTAATCTAATATTTTTGTATCTCAAATTACAAATCAAGGATATAAGATTGAGTTCTACAATGACAAATCTTTAATCAAAGTTTTGAATGATAATTATAAAGTGACTACAATTGGTAAAATGGAGAATGCATTATATAAatttaaagaattttctattaaatgtGGAAATTAGAATATGTATACTATTGCCAAATATGATGTTATGAGGGGGTTATGGCATGAGCATGTGGGACATGTCAATCATCTAAGTCTCAAGTTCATGGAGAAGCTATATATGGTGCATGCACTTCCAAAAATCTCACCAAAACATAAGGTATGCGAAGGATTTTCTATGGGAAAACAACACGTGGAAAGTTTCCTACAAGTAAAATCATCGAGCGAGAGAACTCCTTTGCATTTAGTTCATAGTGATATAGTGGGTCATTTTAGAATACCATCACTTGGAGGATCAAGGTATGCTCTCACTTTTATAAATGACTATACTAGAAGaatatgggtagaatttttgcaattTATATTtcataggtttaaagagtttaataTCTTAACTATAAGGAAAGTGGAAGATCTCTAAATATAATAAGGAAAAATAGAGGAACTATTTATATGAATCAATATTTCTTAAAATTTTGTAAACAACAtggtttaaaaaataaatcaactatttcctactcACCTCAATAAAATGAGGTTGCAAAaagaataataatataataaaaatggaGCTATATGTATGCTACACTCTAGAATCATAGAATCTAAATTATGGGTTGAAGCAACTAACATTGTTAGTATATATTATGAATAGAAAATCTACAAAAGTGGTTACAAACATAACAATAGAAGAGGCATGGAGTGGTAGAGAGTTTATGCTTGTGTTGATAATGAAAAAAGGAAAAAGTTATAAAGGAAGAGTGAGAAATACATAATGGTTGGGTACAATGAGGAGTCAAAAGGATATAGGTTATACAGTCCTAACACAAGATAAATTTATATCAAAAGGAATGTATAGTTTGTTTTCATATATTGAAAGTGATAATTATGCTATGTTATCCTCACCAATACTAATGATTCAAATCAAGTTGTTCCATATTTTGTAGGAGAAGAAGGAATGCAAGATGAAGTATCAAGATAAAGAGATGATGAAGACACAAGGAAGACTTTAAGCATTCAATAAATCCACCAAGAAGGCCCTTATAAGTTTTTTGCTAAGTATGCTCTTATGACTAGGGTGATGCAGATTTACACTCCAAGTACATAtgaggaagaaaaaggaaaagatgaatggGAAGCATCCATGCAAGATGAGTATAAATATTTGAGAAAAAGGGTAAAAATGTGGTTCTTTACAAGTGGATCTACAAAATAAAGTCCACATTGAACATGGAGCTAGTGAGAAACACAAGGAAAGGCTAGTGGCTAGAGGTTTCCCACCAAATAGAAGGTATTGACTATACTTAGACCTTTTCTTTAATTGCTAAAATGACTTCCATTCATACAATAGTTTCTTTTGCTACAAAATTTGGTTGGAAATGTTTTTAAATGGATGTATAAGTGCATTTTTACACATTGATttgaaagaagaagtctacatgCAACAATGACTAGGACTTTTTAAAATTGGTGTGGAACATCTAGTGTGTAGATTGAAATAATCACTATATGGGCTTAAACAAGCTCCAAGGGCATGGTACTCCAAAATATATAAATACTTGATAAAAGCAAGATATAAAAGAGGAAACATTGATCTAGATGTGTATGTAAAGCATAATGATGGCAAAATTGTTATTATTGTACTATATGAGTATGATTTGACCATTATAGGAGATGAAACACATAGTGTATTAATACAAAGGATCGAATCATACAAGCATTTGAAATATTTGACTTAGAATTAACGCTATACTTTTTGGTATGCAAGTTTGGAAAGAAGATGGAAGGATCATGCTTTCTCAAACCAAATATGCTCTTGATGTACATTAAGAAAATTTAATATGAGTGTTTATAAACCATGCAATACACAAAGTGAAGAAGGATTAAAATTGAGTTCTGATTGCACTAAAAGGACAACATGTTGGGTGTCTCTTGTATTTTACTATAACTAGACCAACTATTGCATATACAACTGGGATTGTATCCAGGTACATGACAAATCCACACATTGAACATTGAAAATCAACTAAAAGAATATTAAAATACCTTAAAGGTGCTTATCAACTTGGAATTGAATACAATATGGAGGATAGCCTACTCTAGTTGGGtatatagattttgattatgcaagtgacattgatgatagaaaatcaACATTAGGATACATCTTTCATTTTGGCTTAGGGCCAATTTCATGGAACAGTAAGAAGCAATTAATAGTATCACTATTATTTACAAAGGTTGAATATATTGATTCACCAAAGGCACCTCAAGAAGCATTATGGCTCAAAAGATTACTTGAAGAAAATAATATTCACAAGATTATCCaacaactatattttgtgataatcaaagcactATCAAGCTAGCAAAATCGCTTGTATATCATGCCAAGTCTAAGCATATAGAAGTACATCATCACTTTGTTCACGACTTAATTGAAAGTTAAGTTGTAGAACTACAATTTTGTGGAACAAAAGATCAAATTACTAATATATTTACAAAAATAGTGCCTACAATAAATTTGTCAAACTTAGAAACTTATTACATCTCAAAAATATTACTATATAATATTCTTTTTGTAATTATCCTCTAAAAATAAACATTATGAGAGTTGTTTGAGATAACAATATTTATTTTAAGAAATGTTGGAGAACTCCCTAGGTTAACTTATAAAAATGAACCATCCATCATAGGGTAACTTGTATTAATTTTTCTTATTATGGAATATGCTAAAGTCCATGAGATCAAGCCCTCCCCTGTTGTGAACAACCCTAAACCCTCGAATAGCCTTGAAAAGCAAGTTGTCTCGGACACTGAGATTGATCAAAAGTGTATGGGTGATATGGCCATGGACTGGTGCAACCTCAATGTCAAGATGACCCTGACTATTTTCTATCTGAGGAAGAGGGACGCCCATAGAAAGTTACTCTAGGCACCAATAGTAGCAGGAAAAGCAAACACCCTAGACCTGCTCCAAATAAGTTGAAGACTCCAGCTTCTAAACCCCAAGAGATGGGTCCATCAAGCTCCAAAAAACTAGAAGTGCAGAAAATAGGGGAATCTAAGGGTAAAGGGGAAAATGAAATCAAACTGGGCATACCCCTTAATATGGATCAAGTGGACCTGAGGGACAATAAAAGGAGATGAATTTTGATGTGCTCCTTGCAAACTCCACCAACTGCTAGGAGAAATGTTTCCGCTGGGTTATCAATGAAAttctcttcattgaacaagggattaaAGATATAATCAACACTTTCACAGAGAATCCTATGTCGGACAAGATTGATAAGCTCCTCAGATTGACTCAAAAACATACTGAGGATGTGAAAGTTATAAAAAGTGAACATGAGACGAGAACTGCTCAACTGGAGAAGAATGTAGAGGAGCTAAAGGGCAACCTTAGGGGCTTGGTGGAAataagcaaagaagccatgaacaatagtGCGAAAGGTCTTAAAAAGGTTAATGAGAAAATTCCTGTTCAAAAAGCTTAGCCAATTAGCAATGTTCCACCTTCAGCTACCAAGTCGAATAAGAATAACCTGGAGATAAGTTTTCAGGGGGTGGACATGCTGGTTACTACTGGTCCTTACACCAGAATGAGAAGCAGAAACCAGAATTAGGAGCGCCACGAGATTCATAATGGAGGAGCGTGAGGAAATTAATAAGAATATTATATAGAAGAATTATGAGCTCATGCATGCTCTTTGATGCCTTTTTTGATGTTAGTGTTGTTGGTTGTTTTGCCCAGGTGACTTTGTTTGGTTTGGTATTGTGGGGCGTTTCCCTTGTTTTTGATGCCTATAGGCTGTGTTGGTTTTGGTATGGTTTGTTACTGTTTTAATCTTTTGTTCTATGAATTTGGGTTTTAGAtccctgtaaaacctgtttatcttagtCAAAAACTTGTTTTAATTtcaagatttatcttttaaaaagcTCTTTTAGTCATTCTAATATCTTCTAGAAATGTGAACGAAGTATATAAATTCAGCAATCTCTTTGGCAATCTCTTTGTCATTATTCAAGAAAGAAATAAGAACACACAATATTTTAATCTATGTGCAGATATATCTTTAAGTGATTTTTTATATGCTGTGTTTTATACTTTTACTTTGTGCGtcctctaattaattattaattatttgcaGCTCACCTGAGAATTTATCTGAATCTGGTGCCGAGACCAATAACGACATGGCGAGTGGGTACTTGCAATCTCTCTCCCGATATCACGAAGATGATCGTGCATCCTTATTGTCTCTCTGTGCTTGTCGTCGAAGAAGGTTGCGTTCTCTTTGTGCACCTCCACAAGACATTTTTCCACAGGTCTTTCTAAACCGTGCACGCCACTCCAACCGGATCCATCCCACACTGCAACCGGCACACTCGTCTCTTCTCCAATGAGAAAACAAGTTGCATCCAAAAACATCTCTCTCTTCCCTATCCAGTGCATCAAAGATTACTTTTAGCATCTTTATGATGTCGTCGGGCCATTGTTTTGATATTTCTGATATTTTATTTAGCTTAGATTTCCAGTAATCTTTAGATTTTCTTCCATGTAACTGTCCACCAAACACCTTAAGGGACAGGGGTAACCCATTGCAAGCTTCTAAGAAACTTTCAACCAAATTTTCAAATCCAGAGAGTGGAGAGGGTCACGAGAATGCGTGCCAACAGAAAAGCTGATTTGCTTGCGAGTCATTCAATCCAGGCATTTTATATATTGAATAGATATCCCATGACGCAAGGACACCCAAGTCCCTAGTTGTGACAATCTCAAGATTATCAGATCCAAGGTTGTTGAGATTTGGAAGTAGGGCATCAAGCTGGTCTGTGTGATCTACATCATCTAAAACAATGAGAGCACGAACATTTTTCAaacaatttgataaaaaaaatttcccATCTTCTATATTGTCGAATGACAAATTAGAGATACCGAGGTCCTGGGGAAGTTTTTTTTGCTTCTTGTGCAAATCATTTTGGGCTGCTTCTCGGACATCAAGAATTAAACTACTCTTTTCAAACGACAGGCATTTCCTATTGAACAACTCTTTCGCCAACGTGGTTTTGCCACTACCTCCCATGCCCACGATCCCCTCAATTTTTACGTTGTGATGCTCTGAGAAGATTGGAGTGCATTTTGCTCAAAGTTCTCTACAGCCTCATCCATTCCAACAGGATGTTTAGTACCTCGAATCGAACACTTTTCATGGCTTTCTCTACACAACGCACGACGTTCTCTAACACTTCCCCCTCGTCCCTAGACatttgcaaaagaaaaataaatacccAAACCATCTAAACATTGCTCAATCAACTGCAATAATGATGAAAGGAACAGAGTTATGTCTTGCAATGTAAGATTTGATAAGAGAGGAAACAGAGTATTTATTACTTACTCGCTATCATCTTTAATCATATACCCCGAGACAAATGAAACGTCGTGGAGTGCTTTCATCCACTCTTGAAGCTTCTCTGGGGTGTATCTATCCTTCTCTTTGTGCTGTGAGAATGCATCTACATAGATTCGTTTTTCTAGGGCGCTTTTGTCCACTTTTGAAGGAAACCATCTGAGGTAAACGTCGTAGAGCGCTTTCAACCACTTCTGAAGTTTCTCTGGGATGAATTTTTCTGGGATGTATCTACCCTTCTTTTCGTGCTCTGAGATCCCTTGGGCGCTTTCGTCTACTCTTCGAGCAATCCATTTGAGGACAGAGGGGTCAACATGATAGAAAATGGGAATGATTGTTGTGCCTGTTTTGAGCATGAGGGATAGCTCAGCCAAACACCAGGGGGATTCGGCATAGGTAGGAGAAAAAATGGCGATATGAACGTATGCACGACCAATTGCTCTTTTTATCTCCTGTGGAATAATATCGCCGGCCTCAAGAACTTCTTCATCAAGAAAGGCCTGGAATCCCTGGAGATGGAGTTTATGGTAGATTGTCCTGGCAAGTGTATGTTTCACATCGGGTCCACGATGATTAATAAAAATGTCGCATTGAAGCGATGAATAAGATGAAGATGCAGATTTAGGTGCAAAGCTTGGTGCAATTTCATCAAAAGCATTTCCACTCTCCATCTTGATGAATTGCGGAGGACTTGATTTAAGGGTTTAAAGCCAAGGTAAATAGGTGAGCAAAGGAGGAGAAGAGGATTTGAGCCGTGCAGAAAGAGGGAATGTGTAAATATGTAAATAGAATTCTACAAAACACGTGAAAAGGTTGCGTAAAGAAGCGAAAACCGCGTGATGAGGTCAGGAAAGGAATCCAAAGTTACATCATACTTGCTTTGCTAAATTTCCTAGCAATATCCGTGGTGCGTTTGGAAATTTCATGTCAATTTTCAAACTCCAAGCAATATGACCGTTGTCTACTCAGCCCCTACGATGCACTGGTATCCTATATGTTATAACATGTTACACATACATATAATTATAGAATGTCGGTGCATCTTAGGGACTGTATAGACGGTCCAGCAATATGCATATTATGTCATTACCTAGGATTCTAAATTTCATTACAGCATGTGCCCTGTCGGCATTTCATTCAAGGAGCATGATTTTGAGTGGTGATTTGGAATTTCGTGGTCAGCCTTTTTGCTGACAACTTCAAAATTTATTGCCCCACAACTATAATCATAAAGTCAAAAACCCGAATTAGTGTAAAATGATCTCGAAGTTAAAAGAATAGTCCTCTAAAATTCCTCAAGTTAGTATgtataattaaaattaatatgtatagaatattataaatatatgatacaatctttttattttaaaattgaaaatgtattcttttatttaaaaaaaataaaaaattgtagtcATTAAAACCAAATCAAatttaatatgaaatatttaaatcTTTTAAATAGAAACATGTCAATACTTTctatttaaaaacaaaacaaatcaaatcaaatatgaAATTAAATCTTGTGAATAGAAACATGTCCATGTTCTTTGCATTGTCTACTAatgactttttcttttcttttcaccaATTTGTTGAGCTCATATAGTGCTACCATTGTAGGTTACCTCTCTTGACATAATTAAGATAATTTTTGTACAAAAGACATTTAAAATTAGTATATGTATTAAAATGTTAGTTtttaacaataatatataatttattaataaatatatgttaTAATATGATTTATCATTAGATAAAGCAATGCATCCTCTTTTTCATTATCCATGGAATAGCATAATTTGAAATGTCCAacgaaaattctatgcacaattttctataaatttttgtttttattttgaataaAGCTAAATTACAAAAGAAAGAATAGTGGTCTACAATAGAGTTGCACACTGAAAGAGAAATCAATAGTAGTAATCTTTACAATTCAATTTATAAATTTATGAATAATTCTCAATGATGAATCACTTTGCTTTTATGTGAGGCATCCTTGCGCTCTAGTAATTTTTGTTACTCTTTTGCGTCCTTAAAAAAAATTGCTTATCACTTGGAAAAAGATCTTTGGTTCTAGACACTATATCATGGCTAATTTGTATGGTTTTTTTTTGTGTCCTTTTAGTGCTCATTTTGTTTCTCAACATTCTTTGTATTGTTAATCCAATATATTTTATCTCCTATTTAATGGCATCATATTTTTTTAGATTCCTGTGCTTGTGTGTTGGCATTTTCTTGTTTTATTTGAATTGTGTGCATCTTATTCATCATAAATTAGGGTATTTATTTTGGGCTTGTTGGTCTTGATTTTATTGGCAATTGATATATATCAATTTCTTTCAcgttcttcaatttttatcattttctatTCTTTTTTTGCATTCTTTAGGTTTACTTTCATTTTACTCCATCGATAgatttaattgtttattttgtcaaggattcaattttttttcttattgATATCATATCCCTGGCATTCGACTTTCAAGGTTCACCTTGTCATTCTGCCTTTTTGAATGAGTTCACCAGGAACCTCAGTGCTTGACTTGTACACTTAAAATTTGTCTCTCTTTTAGAGTCATGGTTTAATCTATCTTTATGTCAGAGTACTTTTTAGAGTTAGAGATGTAAAGTTACCCTTATTAGTTATCCTTTTGATATTAATTGTACATTATCACCAATCCCTTATTCTTAGGATTTTTCCTTATACATTCTTAAATAGTCATGTATGTGAGTGTAGTCTATTCATATTTGTTTACCTTTAGGTATTGGTTAATAATTACTCTAGAATCTTAATCCTATATGATTTATAGTGTTTTGTCACCTTAGGTTCAAGACTTGGTCTTGTTTTAATATAATGTATTtttgataaattaaaataattaggcTTACTTTATTAAATGTTTGAGTTACATTATTGAACATTAAATTTTTGAGATATAAATCATATTAAGAAGCTTGATTCCCTAACTATTTACACTAAAAGCTTTAAACTCAAGCATTGATAGATATTATTCCCACTAAAAGCTTTATTTATTGATAGATATTATTCCCAAagctttatttattttctttttcataatACACATGACCATTCttcattattttataattttaaaataaaaaaaatcatatatatatatatatatatatatatatatatatatataattttcatatttagatgtgaattttttttattatgatttcAACTATCAAATCTATATTTAAGGAAATCTTTTTAAAATATGTAGAGAGATATCCATTTCAAGAGTATAACTTTCTTAAATCCTAATAGAGTCTTAATTCTAATCCTAGATCTAATAAAAAAACAATACTAATTTGTTTATGTGTGTGCAAATAGGTGACAACCAAATAAACATGATGTAAAtgacacaccaatgaaacattatattaaAGGATGTAATTAAAAAGAAATTAAGAAAACCATCCATCTAAGgagttccattgttctctatctttaAGGATTATTCAAGCCataatttttctctcagatcattgagaactTAACTTTCagaatgacaacctaaagaatgagtgaTATGATAAGGTGATCTATATGATAATAACAATGCTTGTTATAATTGATCTATGATAATGAAAATCCTATGCTATGATAATAAAAATGCTATGCTAAAATGAATTATTACTAATGGTAACAAGATTATGATataaaatgcttctaaaatgcttGTATTGAGAGAGACTTGTGTAGCTTGATAATGAAAGAACCTTGATAATGAGAGaatgagttctatttataggaTTGATAGACAAATGAAGGGTTGTTATTTAATTGAtggaggaagggttaggattgcttgaggaattggtgatcctcaatccatgAACTTCTCTTCAacccaatcacatgttgacaagtgtcaacatgagaaggcttgagaggagagggacaaagcataaaatgcttgaagagacatgatggttCCCATGGGTGTTTGGGTTAAGGTTGGGTTAATGGATAAATCTTTAATCCAAGgggtaaaggaatgtgcaagggttaaagggttacCTTAGTCAAATTATTAAATACttgaagagacttgagggttaCCATAGATGGTTTGGTTAATGgataagtctctaaccaagggtcaaaggcAGTATATAATTAAAGCTGAAAAACTCTAATTCTTAAAACATAGATTACCAAGAAAAACCTAATAAAAGTTATtggttttttaaaaaaatgaactcCTAGTTTTCCACATATGAATTAAAACAAATAGATATCAAACTCAAGTTAAAATGCTACTACTTTTTTACTACTCTTTAATTGATACAACTTCGTGATTTGAAGGACAATACTTGACATACAACCTATAGTATTTTAATTTTtaacaaacaataacaacaaactcCCAAAGGGATGTATCTAGCTCTAAAAAGATGCTTCATTATCTTTTAAATCCTAATTTATACACCTTCAACAAAATTCTTAGAGGCATCATCACATCCCTTTGGAATTCAAAATGAACAACTAAatgtgaacaaaataacgataaagacaaagtgaaaaaaaaacatGTATTTGTACTTTCCCAACTTGGTGGGCCACACTTTCAATTCCATGGATGAAATCTAAATCCATTTACATTGTGGAAAATATCTCCAAGAGATCTCATTTTAGTAAGTTAACTCAAATTCCTTTGGCTATTCAATTTAAGGGATTGATGATAGTTTTGATGCCAAGCTCCACTATGAAGACCTCCAAAAATAATAAGtttgtaaataatattaatatttgacatgtaaatggttgtcaaatttaagtttaaatttttttaaaattaatacagTCACAATATTTGACTCCACCCCGTGCTGCTATTGTAGAATGCCTATCCGAATTAATTAATCTATATAGAATATTATAAATATATCAAAGGATCTTTTTATTTAAATATTGGAAAAGATATTCTCACtttaaaaaatagaaagttgtagTCATTAAATATGTCCATactttttatttgaaaaataaaataaaaatcaaacatgAAATTAAATCTTCTTGATAGAAAAATGTCCATATTGTTTCTATTATCTACTAAtgactttttgttttcttttcaccAATTTGTTGAGCTCATATAGTGCTACCATTGTAGGTTACCTCTCTTGACATAATTAAGATAATTTTTGTACAAAAGACATTTAAAATTAGTATATGTATTAAAATGTTAGCGCttaacaataatataatatataatttattaataagtatatgTTATAATACGATTTATTTAAGAAATGCATGATGCATCAAATAACATGATTTGAAATGTCGAATGAAACTGCCATGCAAATAACATACATAATCGTCTGCCATGTCAAATCTGGTTTTGCACTGCAAGACTTGACTTGACTACAAAGTTTGCCGATAGCTGGAAGTGGTCGGACCTACTCGGAGTAAATATTGAAGATTCTTTGTACCCTACAATAATGCTTTTATTGTAGATCTCTCATAACAGGGAAAGGTCATGAACATTATTCCCGTgtcttgtgttttgaattttcctCTACCGAAGTTTAATTCACTCAAAGCATCGTTATGGATGTCGTGTTAGAACATTTAGCGAGGTCAAGATCATTTAGTGAATTCACTCAGAGAAAAACAGTGAACTCTGAAACAAAGTCAAGATGTTCAAAGAAAAATGAGTCATTGATTTGTACGCACCGCCCCACTATAGACAGAGATTTGCTTTATTTTGGTAATAATTTCTTTGTCATGGTTTGGATGATGGTGCCTTGTGTTCCGGCAAATGTCCTTTTTATTAAGATTATTTAATTGCTTATTATTTATTGAGTTTTTGAATTAATTATTGTTTGGTATTTTTATATGTAAAAAAtaattagtatagatatcttaaaacAATTATCTAAAAATTGTTTAGAGATATCAATTTGGATATATTTTATTTACTCTATTTTTTGAAATACACTTGATCACActtcattatttattattttaatttaaataaaattatatatttacatCTAATTTTCATATTTGTGTATTGTTATCTCCTAGAAATGCACCCTATGCAAAGTTGAACACTAAGCTTTTTGGAGAAACATTGGATCAATCCAAGGCTGTGGGTCACCTATAAATGGACTGAACCTCTAGATAATGTCGGATCCTAGTTGGTCATCATTCTAAAACTACTGACTTATgaggaaaagagaaagagatgaagtTCCAACTAGTAAACTTAACAATTGAACTAAAAACATTAATTAACTAGGTGACACACCAACTGATAACTTATGATACTCAGAAGAATAGACATTCGAAAACCAAGTTGGCAATAATTAGGCTACACAACTTATTTCAAGCATGCACATGCATTAATGTTTCACA is a genomic window of Cryptomeria japonica chromosome 7, Sugi_1.0, whole genome shotgun sequence containing:
- the LOC131856500 gene encoding TMV resistance protein N-like, which gives rise to MESGNAFDEIAPSFAPKSASSSYSSLQCDIFINHRGPDVKHTLARTIYHKLHLQGFQAFLDEEVLEAGDIIPQEIKRAIGRAYVHIAIFSPTYAESPWCLAELSLMLKTGTTIIPIFYHVDPSVLKWIARRVDESAQGISEHEKKGRYIPEKFIPEKLQKWLKALYDVYLRWFPSKVDKSALEKRIYVDAFSQHKEKDRYTPEKLQEWMKALHDVSFVSGYMIKDDSE